The proteins below come from a single Streptomyces sp. SCSIO 75703 genomic window:
- a CDS encoding transposase family protein, which translates to MGLRRRSRLHFPDITAAHTRVLPALYKAAADGLPALADKGYIGAGIGIRIPVRRPRVKAEQALHLHTRMFNTLLRHVRALGERTAAELKQRWRTLQHITLSPSRIGDTTRAALVLNGIGK; encoded by the coding sequence GTGGGTCTCCGACGTCGATCCCGGCTCCACTTCCCAGACATCACCGCCGCCCACACCCGCGTGCTGCCCGCGCTGTACAAAGCGGCGGCCGACGGCCTGCCGGCCCTGGCCGACAAGGGCTACATCGGCGCGGGCATCGGCATCCGCATCCCCGTCCGTCGCCCAAGAGTCAAGGCCGAACAGGCACTTCACCTCCACACCCGCATGTTCAACACCCTGCTGCGACACGTGCGAGCCCTCGGAGAACGCACCGCCGCCGAACTCAAGCAGCGCTGGCGCACGCTGCAACACATCACGCTCAGCCCCAGCCGGATCGGCGACACCACCCGAGCCGCCCTCGTCCTCAACGGAATCGGGAAGTGA
- a CDS encoding DUF6083 domain-containing protein produces the protein MGPVEKEPRRLSGGRSRCPDCGLPQDRVATLDHDWVLLEPDMKPLAHTVPADHRWIELSDGRVTVYGVCPPEQFQRCRVEHRLACPAQPLPDLWPWLTTLREENARQAERHNAPEPPPPPAEWPDTG, from the coding sequence ATGGGGCCTGTGGAGAAGGAACCGCGGCGGCTGAGTGGTGGGCGATCCCGTTGCCCTGACTGCGGGCTGCCGCAGGACCGGGTCGCGACGCTCGACCATGACTGGGTACTGCTGGAGCCGGACATGAAGCCACTGGCCCATACGGTGCCGGCGGACCACCGGTGGATCGAACTGTCCGATGGGCGGGTGACGGTCTACGGAGTGTGCCCGCCGGAGCAGTTCCAGCGGTGCCGCGTCGAGCACCGCCTCGCCTGCCCCGCACAACCCCTGCCGGATCTGTGGCCATGGCTGACCACCCTCCGGGAGGAGAACGCGCGACAGGCGGAACGACACAACGCCCCCGAGCCGCCTCCGCCTCCCGCAGAGTGGCCGGACACCGGCTGA
- a CDS encoding VOC family protein, whose translation MDIRFSQCFIAVDDHDKALAFYRDILGLEVRNDVGFENMRWVTVGPPSQPDVNIVLEPPLADPNASPADQRAMAELLAKGLLRGVIFTTDDCDATFEHIRAAGGEVLQEPMDQHYGVRDCAFRDPAGNMIRFNQPREG comes from the coding sequence ATGGACATCAGATTCTCGCAGTGCTTCATCGCCGTCGACGACCACGACAAGGCCCTCGCCTTCTACCGGGACATCCTCGGCCTGGAGGTACGCAACGACGTCGGCTTCGAGAACATGCGCTGGGTGACGGTCGGCCCGCCCTCGCAGCCGGACGTGAACATCGTCCTGGAGCCCCCGCTGGCCGACCCGAACGCCTCGCCCGCCGACCAGCGGGCCATGGCGGAACTCCTCGCCAAGGGCCTGCTGCGCGGCGTCATCTTCACCACCGACGACTGCGACGCCACCTTCGAGCACATCCGCGCCGCCGGCGGCGAGGTCCTTCAGGAACCCATGGACCAGCACTACGGCGTCCGCGACTGCGCCTTCCGCGACCCCGCCGGCAACATGATCCGCTTCAACCAGCCCCGCGAGGGCTGA
- a CDS encoding helix-turn-helix transcriptional regulator translates to MTLEDLVRLRRARDAMDRDYAEPLDVPALARIALMSPGHFSRCFRAAFGETPYGYLMTRRIERAKALLRRGDLTVTEVCHAVGCTSLGSFSSRFTELVGETPSAYRARAHEAAAVVPPCYARIYSRPVRTRPVRNGEAKARRRP, encoded by the coding sequence GTGACCCTGGAGGACCTCGTCCGGCTGCGCCGGGCCCGCGACGCGATGGACCGCGACTACGCCGAGCCCCTCGACGTGCCGGCGCTGGCCCGGATCGCCCTGATGTCCCCGGGCCACTTCTCCCGCTGCTTCCGCGCCGCCTTCGGGGAGACGCCGTACGGCTACCTCATGACCCGGCGCATCGAACGGGCGAAGGCCCTGCTCAGACGGGGCGACCTCACCGTGACGGAGGTCTGTCACGCGGTCGGCTGCACCTCGCTCGGCTCGTTCAGCTCACGCTTCACCGAACTGGTCGGGGAGACCCCCAGCGCGTACCGGGCCCGCGCCCACGAGGCGGCGGCCGTCGTCCCGCCCTGCTACGCCAGGATCTACTCCCGACCGGTCAGGACCCGACCGGTCAGGAACGGAGAAGCGAAAGCCCGCCGGCGTCCGTAG
- a CDS encoding FAD-dependent monooxygenase: MNDSTARTETGAHHVPVLIVGGSLVGLSTSVFLGRLGIRHTLVERHTGTSLHPRGRGNNVRTMELFRVSGTEPGIRRAAATLAGNHGILQTPTLAGDAGEWLFRRIDAGGDLDRISPSNWCLCSQNDLEPQLLRHAGELGGDLRFATELLSFDADPDGVTALVKSRDTGEHTTIRADYLVAADGPRSPVREQLGIGQSGPGDLFHNISVTFRSRRLADVVGDRRFIVCYLTTPDADGALLPVDNRENWVFHAPWHPEQGETLEDFTDERCAEHIRRAVGDDALDIEITGRAPWHAAQRVARAYRSGRVFLAGDSAHEMSPTGAFGSNTGIQDAHNLAWKLAAVLDGWAGDGLLDTYDAERRPVAEATSARAAARSAEHSHPGFAPPPTPGGTGPQRGILNVALGYRYPRGAVVGADPATPVVPEDLRLGGAPGSRAPHLWMRRAGTRLSTLDLYERSLVLLSDAAEPAGWHEAALRLAAETGVPLTPYRVGANGAPEADLTVEDDDTGTAPDWARAHGVSRGGAVLVRPDGFVAWRSPGPATDPEPVLRDVLGEVLSRE, translated from the coding sequence ATGAACGACAGCACCGCCCGAACGGAAACCGGGGCCCACCACGTCCCCGTGCTCATCGTCGGAGGATCCCTGGTCGGCCTGTCGACCTCGGTGTTCCTGGGCCGGCTGGGCATCCGCCACACCCTGGTGGAACGGCACACCGGCACCTCCCTCCACCCCCGCGGACGCGGCAACAACGTCCGTACGATGGAGCTGTTCCGCGTCTCCGGCACCGAACCCGGGATCCGCCGGGCCGCCGCCACCCTCGCCGGCAACCACGGCATCCTCCAGACGCCCACCCTGGCCGGCGACGCGGGCGAATGGCTCTTCCGCCGGATCGACGCGGGCGGCGACCTGGACCGCATCAGCCCCAGCAACTGGTGCCTGTGCAGCCAGAACGACCTGGAGCCCCAACTCCTGCGGCACGCGGGCGAACTCGGCGGCGACCTGCGCTTCGCCACCGAACTCCTCTCCTTCGACGCCGACCCCGACGGCGTCACCGCCCTCGTCAAGAGCCGCGACACCGGCGAACACACCACCATCCGCGCCGACTACCTGGTCGCCGCCGACGGCCCCCGCAGCCCCGTCCGCGAACAACTCGGCATCGGCCAGAGCGGTCCCGGCGACCTCTTCCACAACATCAGCGTCACCTTCCGCTCCCGCCGCCTCGCCGACGTCGTCGGCGACCGCCGCTTCATCGTCTGCTACCTGACCACCCCCGACGCCGACGGCGCCCTGCTGCCCGTCGACAACCGGGAGAACTGGGTCTTCCACGCCCCCTGGCACCCCGAACAGGGGGAAACCCTGGAGGACTTCACCGACGAACGGTGCGCCGAGCACATCCGCCGCGCCGTCGGCGACGACGCCCTCGACATCGAGATCACCGGCCGCGCCCCCTGGCACGCCGCCCAGCGCGTCGCCCGCGCCTACCGCTCCGGCCGCGTCTTCCTCGCCGGCGACTCCGCCCACGAGATGTCGCCCACCGGCGCGTTCGGCTCCAACACCGGCATCCAGGACGCCCACAACCTCGCCTGGAAACTCGCCGCGGTCCTCGACGGCTGGGCCGGCGACGGCCTCCTCGACACCTACGACGCCGAACGCCGCCCGGTCGCCGAGGCGACCAGCGCCCGCGCCGCCGCCCGCTCGGCCGAACACAGCCACCCCGGCTTCGCCCCGCCCCCCACCCCGGGCGGCACCGGCCCGCAACGCGGCATCCTCAACGTCGCCCTCGGCTACCGCTACCCCCGGGGCGCCGTGGTCGGCGCCGACCCGGCCACGCCCGTCGTCCCCGAGGACCTCCGGCTCGGCGGCGCCCCCGGCAGCCGGGCCCCCCACCTGTGGATGCGCCGCGCCGGCACCCGCCTGTCCACCCTCGACCTGTACGAACGCTCCCTCGTCCTGCTCAGCGACGCCGCGGAGCCCGCCGGCTGGCACGAGGCGGCGCTGCGCCTCGCGGCGGAGACCGGAGTGCCGCTGACGCCGTACCGCGTCGGCGCCAACGGCGCCCCGGAGGCCGACCTCACCGTCGAGGACGACGACACGGGCACCGCCCCGGACTGGGCACGGGCCCACGGCGTCTCGCGCGGCGGCGCGGTGCTGGTCCGCCCCGACGGCTTCGTCGCCTGGCGCTCCCCGGGCCCCGCGACGGACCCGGAGCCCGTGCTGCGCGACGTGCTGGGGGAGGTGCTGTCCCGCGAGTGA
- a CDS encoding SchA/CurD-like domain-containing protein — MTTSAFDGSRVRVVLMLDVHDGMQQEFLNAYERIRGRVAAVEGHVSDQLCQSLENPTQWLLTSEWESAAPFLAWVNSAEHLETVEPLQDCVRDTRSLRYSVLRETSGDGPAGEPATVEVPHGAPRIGGNLVRHALTFTVRPGSEAKVAELLSDYVSPEAHVDDTTRLLRTSLFLHGNRVVRAVEVRGELQTALRHVARQPGVRAVERALDPYLEQSRDLDDPHSARRFFTLAAMPAVHHVASGAPVDDRTARCALIYPVRPGAGPELARLLARQDAAAVRDARGPVLAATVFHRDDLVVRLVDVDGDPDAAPAAVLGLHDLAGAPEAARLLETAAAGVDGPLTDADAPARLLAHARMTPLTDRRSAGS; from the coding sequence GTGACGACGTCCGCCTTCGACGGCTCCCGCGTGCGGGTCGTGCTGATGCTGGACGTCCACGACGGTATGCAGCAGGAGTTCCTGAACGCCTACGAGCGCATCCGCGGCCGGGTCGCCGCCGTCGAGGGCCATGTCAGCGACCAGTTGTGCCAGTCCCTGGAGAACCCGACGCAGTGGCTGCTCACCAGCGAGTGGGAGAGCGCGGCGCCCTTCCTCGCCTGGGTGAACAGCGCCGAGCACCTGGAGACGGTCGAGCCGTTGCAGGACTGCGTCCGCGACACGCGCTCGCTGCGCTACAGCGTGCTGCGCGAGACCTCGGGCGACGGCCCGGCCGGTGAGCCGGCGACCGTGGAGGTGCCCCACGGGGCCCCCCGGATCGGCGGCAACCTCGTCCGGCACGCCCTGACCTTCACGGTCCGGCCGGGCAGCGAGGCGAAGGTGGCCGAACTGCTGTCGGACTACGTCTCCCCCGAGGCGCACGTCGACGACACCACCCGGCTGCTGCGCACCTCCCTGTTCCTGCACGGCAACCGGGTGGTGCGGGCGGTGGAGGTGCGCGGCGAGTTGCAGACGGCGCTGCGCCACGTCGCCCGGCAGCCCGGGGTGCGGGCGGTCGAGCGGGCGCTCGACCCGTACCTGGAGCAGAGCCGCGACCTGGACGACCCGCACTCCGCGCGGCGGTTCTTCACGCTGGCGGCGATGCCTGCCGTGCACCACGTGGCGTCGGGCGCCCCGGTGGACGACCGGACCGCGCGGTGCGCGCTGATCTACCCGGTCCGGCCCGGTGCCGGTCCGGAGCTGGCCCGGCTGCTGGCCCGCCAGGACGCCGCCGCCGTGCGGGACGCGCGCGGACCGGTGCTGGCGGCCACCGTCTTCCACCGTGACGACCTGGTCGTCCGCCTCGTCGACGTGGACGGCGACCCGGACGCGGCGCCCGCGGCGGTGCTGGGCCTGCACGACCTGGCCGGCGCCCCCGAGGCCGCGCGGCTGCTGGAGACGGCCGCCGCCGGTGTGGACGGGCCGCTGACCGACGCGGACGCGCCGGCCCGGCTGCTCGCGCACGCCCGGATGACGCCCCTGACCGACCGGCGATCGGCCGGTTCCTGA